CTCCACAGGCTGGATTAGAAGCCAATCCGGAAGTTGTATCAGAACCACCACATTCAATACCCAAAATCAGTTGGCTGACATCGAATTCTTCTTTCATTTGTTGGGAGAGAAGTTGGCCATATTCGCGGGCGATTTCACAGCCTTTAGCAAATGCACCTAAAGTGCCGCCTTCCTCTTGAATAACAACTGTAGAAATAGGTTTACCAGTATCTTTCAGATCTTCTGCTACCTTATGGGGCTCAACACCTTCACATCCTAAACCAACAACGATAACTGCACCAGCATTAGGGTGTTTACCCACATTAACAATCGTCTTATAGGTTAGTTTTGCATCACCAGCAACTTGACAGCAACCAAATTGATTATTCACCACTGTACAGCCTTCTACTTTATTAGCAATCTCTGTTGCTACTTGCGTTGCACAAACACTGGTGGGTAATAACAATACATAATTACGAATACCAACTTTACCATCTGCACGTTTATAACCATAAAATTTCATCATCGACACCTCCTAAAAAATTATTATTCACTAGCTAAGTCGCCACGACCACGGGCACTTTCGACATTGTGAATATGCACATGATCACCAATCTTAATATCTTTTGTAGCTTTACCTATTGACTCGCTATACTTAAAAACATGTTCGCCTATTGCGACCTCCTTGATAGCTAGTTTGTGACCAAAAGGAATATCATCATTAATGATAATATCGAGCTCCTTTTCTCCAATATACATACTTACCTTAGTGCCTTTCTTTAAGTCGACGGTAGCCGTAGCTACACTGTCATTTTCTTTAATGACAACAGCCTGTTTTACCATATTGCAGCATCCTCCTTAAAATATATTAATTAATTATCACAAAAACTTATATTGCAAAACTCATGCCAACTAAAAGAAATCTTTTTATTATTAAATTTACAAAGCCTTCTAGAATATTCAAAAAAAAGAAACCACATAGAAATGTGGTTTTTTTCAACAATATTGCGGCAAAATACATCAACTTAGATATTTTTCAACGGTAGAACGGTCAATTCCCAGACGTCTAGCGGTACGGCTTTTGTTGTAATTTTCTTGCTCTAATACTTTTAAAATAACGCTTCTTTTTATCTCCTGCAGTGTGCCTTCTAACAGATTAATATGATCTTTTGTAGCTTTCTCTGTAAAGTCTTCTTTTAGTTCTTCAATTAAGAACTCAGCGTCATCTAATGTAACATAATCTTTTGTAGAGGATAGAATTAATCTTTCAACGATATTTTTTAATTCTCGTATATTACCTGGCCAATGGTAGTTTGCCAAGAAGCACATAACCTCTAGAGCAAATCTTTCTACTTGACGCCCATAATTCTTATTTATGGTGCGCACAAAATAATTAGCTAGATATTCAACATCTTCCTTTCTTTCTCTCAAGGGGATGGTTTGTAATTTCAAAACATTAAGCCGATAATATAAATCCATACGAAATGCATCCTGTTTGATTTGATCTTTGAGGTCAGCATTAGTAGCGGCTATGATTCTAATATCTACTGGGATCACTTTATCGGAACCTAATCGCATTACCTGCTTTTCTTCAAGCACTCTTAACAATCTTGCCTGAAGACTTTTATCCATTTCGCCTATTTCATCAAGGAAAATCGTCCCATTATGCGCTAATTCAAAAAGTCCAATTTTTCCACCTTTTTTAGCACCAGTAAAAGCCCCCTCTACATAGCCAAATAATTCACTTTCCAATAGTTGAGAAGGCAGAGCAGCGCAATTGACTGCTACAAAAGGACCTTCTTTGCGGGGGCTTAAAGCATGAATACTTTGGGCAAACATTTCTTTTCCTGTACCACTTTCTCCTTCAATAAGTACGGTGGCATGAGTTTTAGCAAAACCCTTAGCAATGTCTATCAATCTCTTCATCTTTTGATTTTTGGTTAAAAAGTCTTGAAAGCTATACCTGGTTATAAGGCCTTTTGTATATAGATTTTGACGGATTTTTTGTTCTGCACCCTGTATAGTAGAAACATCTTGAAAGGTGGCAACAACTCCTTTAATTAAGCTATCGACAACAATGGGTATACGGTTGGTCATAATATAATCATCAGATACTTTTTGTAGTTTTTGAATATCAGCGCTTTTACTCTCCAGTACCTTCATGATTTCAGTATTTGGGATAATTTCTTTTACTGGACAGCCAACAACTTCTTCTCTTTTAACATTAAATATGTCTTCTGCAGCAGGGTTGATAACTGTAATAATACCATTTTCATCGGTAGCCACTACACCATCGTTAACGAAATCTAATACTGCTTTAAATCTTTTTCCCTTTTCTTTTTCCACTTCTCTTACCTGAAGAATATGCAAGGCTTCCTCAATAGCTTGTGTTACTGCTTCTTTCCCGGAGGTAATTAAGTTTACATCGATTTCTAATGATGGCAGCTTGCTTATTACAGTAGTGTCTCCAACAATCACATGAATGTCATACTTTCTAATTAATTCAGCTACCTCCTGTTGAACCAAGGTCCAATCTATTCCTTCTTCGTCATTGGGGATAATCACTTCTTTAATAGGTATATTTAAAATTTCACTTATTGTAAGACAGCCATTTACCACATTTCGGTAACCAACAATTCCGATGGCAGAATGAGTATTTCTATAGGGATACAGGCTTTTTAATATATCATAACCAGTTACTTTGATTTCTACCACTGGTATATGAACATTTTGCTTTATAAATGAGGCAGTGCCGCCTCGACTAATAATAACTTGAGCACCTTGTTTTTCTGCCTCTATTGCAGGCTGAATACCTTCTTCTAAATTACCTTTTTTAAGCATAAAGTTAAATGCTGATTCTTCTTTGACTTGTTGTGCTAATTGAAAAATTTCTTCGTATGGAGCAATAAAACAAATTCGTCCCATGCTAGTTACCTCCTCTCAACAAGTTGACAAACGTATAATATTTTAATATATCATATAAAGTCTTATATTTCTAGATTATTTAAAGGTATGAAAAAGGAGCAAACCCATAGGAAATTCCTATAAAGTTTACTCCTTTTTAACCAAGACAGGGTTGTTTAAGTTTTTTTACTGAATAGCCGCCTGAGCTTCTTCTATCATAATATTTGTTCCCTCAAGCCCACCGGATGCTACATACCAAATATGGGAACTTAAGTAATGAATGGCATCATTTTTATAGGCATCTGTCATTTTCACTAAATCATTGTCTAACACTTGTTCTGCCCCTGTGGTTCCCCCTGTAACTGCTGCTCTGTCAATCACGAAGATAATTTCAGGATTTTTTTCCACGATATACTCAAAGGAAATACTTTGACCATGATTAGCTACTTCGATATTTTCATCTGCTGCAGCAAAGCCAAACTCATTGTGTATGATATTGAATCTTGAACCTTTTCCATAAGCGTTTAGGGCACCATCATTTGCCATGATCACTAATGCTTTCTTTTCAGATGCGATTACTTCTTGATTTAATTTAGTAATTTTCTCTTGAATCTTCTGCGATTGATTCTGTACAAAGTCTTCTTTTTCAAAAATTTCTCCTAATGTTGTTAGGTTTTTACCAAAAGACCCAATATAATCCTGGGTGTCTATAGTAAGATATACAGTTGGAGCGATTTTTTCAAATTCTTCATATAAGTCTGCTTGTCTACCAGAGATGAATATTAAATCTGGTTGAAGTTCATAAATTTTTTCATAGTTTGGTTCAAACAAGGTTCCTACATCAGCGTATTGAGAATCATTGTATTTTTCTAGGTATTGGGGAATATTAGATTTAGGTAATCCCATTACTTCTACCCCCATTTGATTTAAAGTATCTAATGTTGCATAGTCAAAGACAATTACTTTTTGAGGGTTTTTTTCTAAAGTAGTCTCACCTAATTCATGAGTAATCGTAAGCACCTCT
The sequence above is drawn from the Clostridium formicaceticum genome and encodes:
- a CDS encoding UxaA family hydrolase, with amino-acid sequence MVKQAVVIKENDSVATATVDLKKGTKVSMYIGEKELDIIINDDIPFGHKLAIKEVAIGEHVFKYSESIGKATKDIKIGDHVHIHNVESARGRGDLASE
- a CDS encoding sigma 54-interacting transcriptional regulator; this encodes MGRICFIAPYEEIFQLAQQVKEESAFNFMLKKGNLEEGIQPAIEAEKQGAQVIISRGGTASFIKQNVHIPVVEIKVTGYDILKSLYPYRNTHSAIGIVGYRNVVNGCLTISEILNIPIKEVIIPNDEEGIDWTLVQQEVAELIRKYDIHVIVGDTTVISKLPSLEIDVNLITSGKEAVTQAIEEALHILQVREVEKEKGKRFKAVLDFVNDGVVATDENGIITVINPAAEDIFNVKREEVVGCPVKEIIPNTEIMKVLESKSADIQKLQKVSDDYIMTNRIPIVVDSLIKGVVATFQDVSTIQGAEQKIRQNLYTKGLITRYSFQDFLTKNQKMKRLIDIAKGFAKTHATVLIEGESGTGKEMFAQSIHALSPRKEGPFVAVNCAALPSQLLESELFGYVEGAFTGAKKGGKIGLFELAHNGTIFLDEIGEMDKSLQARLLRVLEEKQVMRLGSDKVIPVDIRIIAATNADLKDQIKQDAFRMDLYYRLNVLKLQTIPLRERKEDVEYLANYFVRTINKNYGRQVERFALEVMCFLANYHWPGNIRELKNIVERLILSSTKDYVTLDDAEFLIEELKEDFTEKATKDHINLLEGTLQEIKRSVILKVLEQENYNKSRTARRLGIDRSTVEKYLS
- a CDS encoding siderophore ABC transporter substrate-binding protein, with protein sequence MFKKKGFVLSVLLFMISVVGLTACSSAGNTGSQESSKETVEAEVLTITHELGETTLEKNPQKVIVFDYATLDTLNQMGVEVMGLPKSNIPQYLEKYNDSQYADVGTLFEPNYEKIYELQPDLIFISGRQADLYEEFEKIAPTVYLTIDTQDYIGSFGKNLTTLGEIFEKEDFVQNQSQKIQEKITKLNQEVIASEKKALVIMANDGALNAYGKGSRFNIIHNEFGFAAADENIEVANHGQSISFEYIVEKNPEIIFVIDRAAVTGGTTGAEQVLDNDLVKMTDAYKNDAIHYLSSHIWYVASGGLEGTNIMIEEAQAAIQ